The DNA window TGCAGAGACCAGCTGATAGCACGAGCTACCTAGCCAAGTGCTCGACTGAAGGGGGCACTTGATTTTCACTACCCCTTGCTTTGACCATCAAGACCAAGTAGCTCATCACTAATCTTGCCGCTACGAACAGTGGGAATACCGATTTGATGGCCATCTACCGTACGACATGTGCCGCGCCGTTACCCGAATTTACAGCCATGAGAAGGCTTTAACTGCTTGTCATTGGCGGTACAGGCCGGGGCCACAGTCTGTGGGCGATATTAACGGTTCTTCTCGCCCAATGTACTGCGGACCAGAGCTGGTGTTGCGCCTACTTCGGTACTGTCGAGAAACAGCAGCCAAACACCAATTTTAGGTATACCAATCAATCATGACTCTCGATCAGGTGGCTTTGTACTTGCAAACACCATCATGACTGCTCCAAAGCAGATATGGTTTCGCACCCTACTCACTGCCACTGCAAGTGTGCCAGATATTTGGCTATATTCAGCTCCTGTGGCAGAGCGAGCTATAATGATTCGAGTAAACAAGATGACCGAACAGGCATATGCATTAACAAACCCACCGAGAACAGAAAATCTGAGGGTTCTAGGGGGTTCTTGGAGTTAGGCTCAGGCGTTTGACTTGGCGACTGTGTACGTATCGTCGTACAAGCGGGCAGGCTTCTACACACTAATACCAAACAGTTTAACACTTGGGGGCCCTGGTCCCTGGTCCCTGACGCCGAAACCTTAGGCCCACGACCCCTAGCGCCTCATCCCCGCCATGGATCTTGCGGCTCCCTCCTGAAGCTTGATCTGAAATATCCAGGCCACCAGTCAGAAGCTGAGATTCTATTGTTCGATATTCTCCTATTAAACCCACTTCTCCCACCCATTGTTTGCTGCTGGACGGCCATTCTCATTCTATTGTTCGGGTTATTCATTGTTTGGAAGACGTCTCTTTGAGTCTTTTATTTTCTCATTCTTCCTTTCCCTATTTCCCTTTGCCTCTTTGTACCTGCTAGTCAGTGTCAATTAGATTTAATCATTCTCACATTCATTGTTTATTCTGAACAGTGTATCGTCAACTCGCGAGCACTCACACGACCGGTCCTTATTCAGACATCACGAGAGGAGCGTTGATCGCCTCACTCCTCTTCTAGCATTCACTTACTGCTTTGTTTGTCAATACAAAGCTCACCTTCCTTCAAATCCGAGCCCGGTTTATTATACGATCGAGTTCTCAACAGAGTGAAACGGCTGGAACCACTTCACATTTCTCTCACTTCAACATAACTTTTTTCAAACAAATTTAACCACAAAACGAACATTCAATTCATCATGGCTTTCCTTAAGACTTTCCTCGCCTCTCTGCTCATTGCAGCCCCCTTGGCCACCGCGGCCCCCGTGGATGTTGCCGGGTCCATTGGTGATATGGCCGACACTATTGGTAGCGACGTTGGTGCTGGCCTTGGCGAGGAGCTCGACAAGAAGATGGGAATCAGTTCTTTCGTTAAGGCCATGGTTTCTAACCCTGATGCTCTCAACATTATCCCTAACCGATACATCGTTGTCTACAACGACACCTTCGATGATGATGCTATCGCCGCCAAGGAGTTTTCCATTGCATCCGCCATCAAGAAGCGAAACCTCAACAAGCGAAGCGCTATCGGTAATGCCATGTCCACTTCTATCAAGTCATTCCGCCTGAACACATGGCGTGCCATGTCTCTCGATGCCGACGACATGATGGTCCAGGATCTCTTCAAGTCCGATGAGGTTGCCTACATCGAGGCTGATGCCCGTGTTCAACTTAACGCTGCCATTGCTCAAGTCAACGCCCCCCCTGGTCTTAACCGCCTCTCTCACGCTCAGGCCGACCAGGAGAACTACATCTTCGACGACTCCGCTGGTGAGGGCATCACTGCCTACGTTGTCGACACTGGTATCAAGATCGACCACAGCGAGTTTGAGGGCCGTGCCACTTTCGGAGGTAACTTCATTGACAATGTTGTAAGTATATCAGGTATTCCAAGAGACCAGACCTGGGGCTAACTGAAtaggatgacgatgagaaCGGTCACGGTAGCCACGTCGCTGGTACCATTGGTGGTGCTACCTTTGGTGTTGCCAAGaaggtcgaccttgttgCCGTCAAGGTTCTCGATGCCTCTGGTGGTGGTAGCAACTCTGGTGTCCTCCAGGGCATGCAGTTCGTTGTTGACgatgtcaagaagaacaaccGTGTTGGCAAGGCTGTTATGAACATGTCTCTCGGTGGCGACAAGTCCGAGGCTATCAACCGTGCTATCGAAGCTCTTTTCAAAGCAGGTGTTGTCCCCGTTGTGGCAGCTGGTAACGAGAACGTAAGTTGATCATTCCACCAACGCTCAATCACAGGTCGCTAACATCACTTATAGCGGGCTACTTCCCTGACTTCTCCCGGTTCTGCCCCCAATGCCATCACTGTCGGCGCCATTGATGGCCTTACTGACCAGCGTGCCGAGTTCTCCAACTTTGGCCCTGAGGTCGACGTTTACGCCCCTGGTGTCGATGTCCTCAGTGTCGGTATCAAGTCCAATACTGATACTGCTACTCTCAGCGGTACCTCCATGGGTATGTTTTACTTCTCAACCACTCCCGAGACAAGTCTCATGCTAAACCTTTTATAGCTTCTCCCCACGTTGCCGGTCTCGCCGCCTACCTCATGGGCTTCCAGCAGCTCGACGGCCCCGAGCAGGTCGCCAGCCTTATCAAGAGCCTTGCCGAAGAGAGCGGTGCCAAGGTTCGCAACAACGTCCGCGGCACCACCGACGGCATCGCCAACAACGGCAACCAATAGAAGCAGCAACGCAGCATCAGTTAGGGAATTAGGGACAAGGGAAAGCGAcaattttttcttttcataTTATAAAACATATTTCAGGATACTTGGCTAGTTTACCACACATACCTGACTCTTCTACCCCATCGCGTGTGTTTGGGTAGGATGTAATATAGGGTGCACCCACGAACGACCTCACATCATGTGCACCAGGAGTTTTCATTTCGAAACAAGCGCATTTGTTTGTTACTATAGATATGGATGCTACGTAACGACATCATAGATCTTCTGGATTACCACATTGCCTCCAAACAAGTGAACAGTGGTGTGATGCATCCATCAATCATGTAGCGGGTTGACTCTCGGAAACCCGAGATCCGACAGAACGACGCATAGcgaaaaaaataataaactggTTCCTGCAGCAGCCCGTGCCTCAAAATAGCGCGATGTAACCTTTGAAACACAGGATTTGCAgtggaagaaagaaaagctgGCTCTTGAGTCTTGGGGTACAAAAATcagtagtctaagaagtacggtctaagtagcataaactgatcTACTAGTTTTGTCTCTCATGCTCATAACgaccaacttttctggcacCCTGAGAGCAGGATCCAAGCTCAGACACGTTTGATGTAGAGGAATGGCCCGTCGACGGGAGATCAGCTGGTTGTAGTGTCACATCACATTGTATCGAAACCGTAAAGATGAAACCATGCCCAGACGCATGTCATGCCTTACTAGTCACATTAGGGTCGACCCAAAGAAGGAAGAATCATCAAACATTGTTTTCATggatataaattaattaaaaatctaCAAGGACATATTGAAATTCATGTTTGCTTGCCGCCACCAATCTAATGTACTGGGAGGATGTACAATAGACTTGTGGCGTGACGTCGCCTCGCGGCGGAAACCAAGAGCAAGGATTTAATTTTCGCACTTCTTCGGCACAACCTTAGTCATAAAAGGACTAGATTGCAATTTGACATCCGTGCAGGGAGTAATGGTATTCAAGACAAGAGACACATCATCAGCATTGGGGAACGGGGGACAACACTGGAATTGGCAACGCGGGCTGTATCGCGCGTTGCTCGTAGTATTAAACAGAGTATGAAGCCCAGCACCTCGCTCAACGGGCTGGTCCCATGCCAAAAGGGACTTGTGCTAAA is part of the Fusarium poae strain DAOMC 252244 chromosome 4, whole genome shotgun sequence genome and encodes:
- a CDS encoding hypothetical protein (SECRETED:SignalP(1-20)~MEROPS:MER0000344); protein product: MAFLKTFLASLLIAAPLATAAPVDVAGSIGDMADTIGSDVGAGLGEELDKKMGISSFVKAMVSNPDALNIIPNRYIVVYNDTFDDDAIAAKEFSIASAIKKRNLNKRSAIGNAMSTSIKSFRLNTWRAMSLDADDMMVQDLFKSDEVAYIEADARVQLNAAIAQVNAPPGLNRLSHAQADQENYIFDDSAGEGITAYVVDTGIKIDHSEFEGRATFGGNFIDNVDDDENGHGSHVAGTIGGATFGVAKKVDLVAVKVLDASGGGSNSGVLQGMQFVVDDVKKNNRVGKAVMNMSLGGDKSEAINRAIEALFKAGVVPVVAAGNENRATSLTSPGSAPNAITVGAIDGLTDQRAEFSNFGPEVDVYAPGVDVLSVGIKSNTDTATLSGTSMASPHVAGLAAYLMGFQQLDGPEQVASLIKSLAEESGAKVRNNVRGTTDGIANNGNQ